Below is a genomic region from Prolixibacteraceae bacterium.
ATGTAAGAACATGGCTAAAAGTTTACTGAGTGGCAAACCATATCAACATCCAACTTCATTAGATTGGACCATTAATGTATTGCAAGATCAACGCCGTAAATATCCTCAATTCCATGATCATCCCTTAGCATTACTTATCCATAGTTTAATTCAATCTCACTTTGCCTTAGTGAACATCGAATATAACAAGGACATTATTGTTCTTCCAAACTTCTACAAGAAGAAGACAGATGTATGGAAAAAGATACGAAACCAACTGTCACTGCAACACCCTCGTTTGAGATATGCAATTCGTCTGTCTACCTGTTTCTTGATAGGGTACTTACTGACCTTGGTTTTTCAGATACAAAAAGGAGAGTGGATTATTCTCACCAGTCTTTTCGTATGTCAACCCAGTTACAGCGAAACCAAACAACGTTTATTCCAAAGAATACTAGGGACACTACTTGGAGTTGTAACAGGGGTGGTCATATCTCAATTAATGCCTACTTTACCAGGACAGATTATCACATTACTCGTTGCAAACTATGCCTTTTTCTTATGGCTTAAACGAAGATATTCGCATTCGGTAATCTTCATTACCATATTTGTAGTTTCTGCTTTTAACCTGATATCAGGAATGGGAGAAGAGATGATGGGAGCACGTATCCTTGACACTCTTATTGGAGCATCATTAGCACTCTTGTCTGTCCGATTCTTATGGCCTGACTGGCAAAGAGATAAACTACCTATCTTATTATCTACGGCTCTACGTAGGAACAATCTATATTATAAAGCCATTGTGAAGGCCTACCATATGTGTGAATTAAATGAAACCTCCTATGCAAAAGCTCGACAACGTGCACATATGGCGGACAATGCACTTACACAAGCATGGCAAGGAATGAAATTAGAGCCGAATTCGAGCAAGAATAAGGAAGAAGCTGCATTTCAACTAACCTATCTAAACCATGCAATGGTTTCTTACCTATCAGCTTTCGGATCACATCGACACACTCCTACCCACTTCTCTGAACAAGAATCATGGGCCTACCTTCGTATTGGAGAAGAGCTAGATAAAATTAGTAAGATAGATATGAAAGATATGGCCTCTCTTCCGGTAGTGGAGTTTAAAGGCTTTCTAGATGAGCTTACGGCAGCCGTTGATGTATGTGAGAAAGGATCGAAAAGACAGAAACTCGTGATTCTTTATAATATTGCAGAAGTTATATACCAAATTCTGGTGGTAACCCAACGCTATATAGAAGAGTAAAATATAAAGAGGATGCCCTTCTCTTTGGACATCCTCTCTATATCAAACCATTCTCTATATTATCTTTTTAGATTATCTAGACAACCTCTGCCACGACAAAATTACTTCCTCCGACAAAGACCATATCATTTTCACCAGCAGACTCCCATGCACTTTTCAATGCTTCTCGAACAGAATCATACACGTTACCCTCTAGTCCAAATTCACTCGCACGTTCTTTTAATTCATCCGCTTCCAATGCACGAAGAATATCAGGAGAACAGAAATAGTAAGTCGCATCCTGCGGTAACAGTTTCAATACCCCACGAACATCTTTATCACTCACCATTCCTAAAACGAAGTGTAGTTTTTCATAGGTCGATTCCGCCATCTGTTGTACCACCTGAACAATGCCATCTACATTATGGGCAGTATCACAAACCACAAGTGGCTTATCCGACAATTTCTGCCATCTTCCCATCATACCAGTATTCTCATGTATATTGCGGAGTCCATTATACAGGTCTGATTCTGTCAACTTATACCCTAGCGAAATCAATTTCTCATATACGGCAACAACAGTAACCACATTTTCTGCTTGATAACGTCCTTGTAGCGCCACGGATAAATTTGGATAGACAAAACCATTCCCCTTGCGTAGTTCAACCACACGACGATCACCCTCAATACGATGGTCTTCGAGCGTAAACAATTGGTCAGCAAAAACGAGTGGAGCATTCACACCGGTGGCTTTCTCTTCAAAAACCTCCATACATGATCTCTGTCTTTTACCTACAACAACAGGAACCCCGTCTTTAATGATTCCCGCCTTCTCTTTAGCAACCTTCGACAAGGTGTCACCTAAAAACTGGGTATGATCTAATCCGATATTTGTGATCACTGAAAGATCTGGTATAATTACATTCGTACTATCTAATCGACCACCCATACCAACTTCAATGACAGCAACATCTACATTCTGTTTATCAAAATAGTCAAATGCCATGGCTACGGTCATTTCAAAAAAAGAGGGTGTAAGATCAGGAGAAATCAACTTATAGTGTTCCACAAAATCCATCACACTCTCCTCCGAGATCATCTCTCCATTGACACGGATACGTTCTCTAAAATCTTTTAAATGAGGGGAAGTATATAGTCCTACTTTATATCCTGCTTGCTGTAAAATCGAAGCGATCATATTTGAGACACTCCCTTTTCCATTGGTTCCAGCTACATGTATCGTACGATAGTTTGCATGGGGATGGTTATATATATCATCCAAAGCCAATGTCACTCCCAAATCATGTTTATATGCACTTGCTCCCTGTCTTTGAAAAAAAGGAAGCTGATCATACAAATACTCCAATGTCGATTGATAATCCCTCATATGCTCCTATTTTAACTTATTTATCTTATTTATATACAAACAACCCTGTCTCTTTTTTGTTACATTTAATAAAGAGAAGGCTTTTACAAAGTCGCAAATAAAAAGTAAGAATCAAAGGATGAATTCTACTTTGTTTTTCCGATATTATAGAGTTTTTTGCATCACAGGCCCTCTCTTCAAAAGCTATATCACCCAATATCGAGCAGTAACCTATTAAAATATAATACTATGGCAAGCAAGAAGGTATTTATTCTCGACACAAATGTAATTCTTCACGACCACCGTTGTATCCACAACTTTGCAGATAATGACGTAGTCATTCCCATAACGGTCTTGGAAGAACTCGATAAGTTCAAAAAAGGAAACGATCCGATCAATTTCCAGGCGCGTCAATTTGTTAGGGATCTTGACGAAATAGTGGGTGACGAACTGTTTAATTCGGGAGTTTCTTTAGGCGAAGGTAAAGGAAAACTCAAAATCGAATTAGGTAAACCCTTTAGTAAAGAGATGAGAGAATCCTTTTCAGAAAATATTCCTGACCACAAGATCCTTGCCATAGCACTTTGGATACAGAAACAGAACGAAACACAATGTGAGTACTGTAAAGTAGTATTAGTATCGAAAGACGTAAACCTACGTATGAAGGCCAAATCCTTGCATCTTGAGGCGGAGGACTACAAAAACGATAAAGTACAAAAGATTGATGACCTTTACTACGGAATAGAGACGATTAGAGACTTCAATACCGCCATCATTAATGAGATATACGAACGAAATGAAATCCCTTTGGAGGAGAGTGGTATTGAAACGCCCACTCCTAATCAATACTATATACTGAAAAGTGAAAACACAAGTGTATTGGTTAGATACAATGCTAAAAACAATACCATACAGAAAGTAGAGAAAACAATGACCTATGGTATTAAACCTCGCAATGCAGAACAAACATTAGCACTGGATGCTCTACTAAACCCCGATATTACACTGATATCTATAACAGGAAAAGCAGGAACAGGTAAAACACTTCTTGCATTGGCTGCTGCACTTCAACAAAATCATCTTTACGATCAAATTATGTTGGCAAGACCTATTGTCGCACTAAGTAATAAAGACTTAGGGTTTCTTCCAGGAGATGCTGAAGAGAAAATAGGACCTTACATGGCTCCTCTCTTTGATAACTTATCAGTAATTCGTAGAAGCTTCCATATCAATAGTCAAGAACACACTAAGATAGACGAGATGCAGAAACAAGAGCGACTCATAATTACTGCTCTAGCATTCATTAGAGGGCGTAGTCTATCCAACTCCTTCTTCATCATTGACGAAGCACAAAACCTAACTCCACATGAGGTTAAAACAATTATTACGAGAGCTGGTGAAGGTACAAAGATGATATTTACTGGAGACATTCATCAAATCGACTCACCATATCTAGACCAACAATCCAATGGATTGGCATATCTAACTTCGAGGATGAAAGGACAAGAGATGTTTGCCCATCTTGACCTTGTAAAAGGAGAAAGAAGTGCGCTTGCAGAGATGGCAAGTAACTTACTATAAAAAACAAAAGGGAGTGATCATAAGATCCTCCCTCTCTTTAATATATCTTAATCTACAAGATATCGACTAGTGCTTATCGTTAGGAAGCTCCAATCCATATCCTTTTTTGCGATCCGCATTTTTTAGTAGTACTGCAAATACCACTGCTAAAATACCAAAACACATAAAGATAGTCATCGGTAAATTATAATTATATGTAACAACATCAGCACCAGGCTCAGATGAAATACAATACTTCTCTAGAACATATCCAATCAATAGAGGCACACCCATCAATCCCCAATTCTGTACCCAGAAGATCATAGAGAAGGCTGTTCCTAGTTGTTTCTCAGGAATAATCTTAGCTACCGATGGCCACATTGCTGAAGGCACCAATGATAAGGCAACACCCAATAATACAACCAAAGTGATCGCGACAGGAACACTTGTCAGTCCTTCCATCGCAAATAGACCATGAATAAAGACTAAAAGAACCGAACCAATGATCATCATGGTAGCTCCTTTACCTAATTTGTCATAAATACCACCAAAGATAGGTGTCAAGAACAGAGTACCTAGCGGTAATAAACCTGGTAAATCACCAGCATCTTCAGGTGTCATTGCAAATTTATTGATAAAGAAATCTGTCGCATACTTTAAGAATGGGAACACTGAAGAGTAGAACAATACACAAAGAAGTGCAATATACCAGAAACCTCTATTGGCAAATATTGCCCCCAAATCTTTGAATGAAAACCCTTCATCCGAAGCTTCATCTTTTTCCACCTCTATAGAAGCTTCCAACTTCTTATCCATCACAATATAGATAAAGTATGAAAGAAACCCGATAATCAATAGAACCAAACAGAAAGCCAATGGAGATGATATAGTACCAAAATGATCTACAATACGTAGTGGAGCTGCCATAGCTAACATCGTTCCAATACGTGCTACAGCTACCTGTAATCCCATCGCGAGAGCCATCTCGTAACCTTTAAACCAACGTACCAAGATCTTGGATACTGTAATACCCATAATCTCAACACCAGTTCCAAAAATAGCAAATCCTAATGCAGCAAAAGCCACCTGCTTTGAGTGTCCCAACAACATAGCACCCTCTGGAAATTCAGATGCAACAGCCCAATATTTAATCGATGCACCAACGACCATTAAACCTGATGCCAATAGTCCAGCAATACGAGCGCCAAATTTATCAAGAATAATACCTCCAATAAATAGCATTCCGAAAAATACATTGAACCAACCATATGCACTGGTAAACCATCCGTAGTCACCACTAGTCCATCCTAAATCCTTCTCTAATAAAGGTTTTAATGGAGACATGACATCCGTAAAAAAATAACCACAAAACATGGTTATAGAGACAATCAGCAAAGCGGACCATCTTGCGACTGCGCTATCACGCAAAGATTTCTGTACAGTATTCATTTTATCTTAAATTCATAAGTTTAATTGTAAAAGTAATAAAAGCCCTATACTACGAGTATGATTAATTCACAAATAATGATTTAAATGTAACCCTTCACACATCGTTAATATAACTTTTAGAACAAAAGGACTAGGCCTCTACATCATGCAACAAAGGATGTGGTGCATGAAGGTCTGTCACCATAATCGAGATACTATAGTCAAACCAACTAAGAAGATGATCTATATCCATATTGGTAGGCCAATATTTCGCATCCACAAACTCCTTGGTCAACTCCATTTGAACCATCTTTTCAGCATGTGATGCCAAGAAATTCTCTGGTGCCCCCAAGTGAACATCTTCACTATCATCAATAAGGTACACGGAACTCTGATTTCTAAAGTGTTCTATATGTAAAGGGGTTTCACTCACCTCCATACGATTCAAGAAATCGACAAATAACTGTTTCGGGGTTAATGTCACAGCAAAACGATTAATTGTCAATGATGAATCTTCCTTAAGATCATCCTCAACAGCAACCTCTTCTGTCACTACTGGAGTCTCCTCTTGTTCCATCAAGTCTAGCTCCTCTTCTGATGCTCCCAACAGAGATTCTAGTTGGAAAAGATGATTTGCCATATCCTCCATCTGAGGTATTGTCACACTAAATGCATTAGCAATAGCTTCATCATCCACAACCAAGCCTTCTGTCAATGACAAATGGACTGAAGCAGCATAAACCACACCTGACGATATCATCTCTAAATCCGTATCTTCCAACTCTTGCTCTTCTCTGACTTGCAATGACTGTGCCATCTCTAATGCAAGAGGTAGATAGAGTCCCTCTAACTTATCATTACACACATTTGATATTATCGTCTCTAAACGTTCTTTATTGCTCATATCTATTCTTTCAATGATCAGTAAAAAAGGTTTATACATACCCTAAGATATATACAAACCTTTTTAATATTATAATCGATAGAAGTTTAATCTTCTTCTTTTTTCTCTTGCTCCAATAACACAACTGATTTCAAAGCCCCACTCTTCTGATCCATCGTAATCTTATACTTTGGAGTCGACTGGCTATGATTCGGTGCCATAGGGAAACGAACTCCTTCCTGTGCAACCATCATTGTAGTAGATGCCAAAACTTTCGTTCCGTCCATCAAACTTACAGATGCCATACATGGAATACGATAGTAAATTCCATCAGGAGACACTGAACCAGCTCCAGCTTGCTTATTTAATATCGCTTTTGCATTACTATCAGCAACCACATTCAACATCATCGGTTTTCCTGATAAATCTGTTGTAGGAACAACCCCTTTTCTCGCATCAAAACGAAAAGCAACCGCTTGCGAGTTGTTAGGTACTACATCAAAAACAAAGGTACGATGTCGTACGACATGTTTCCCAACAAATAATGCGGTATATCTCTCTTCGATCTCTTTCAATTGAGCAACTACAATCTCGTAAGCTTTTCCATCTGGCGGTACAGTCTCATATTCCGATGCCAACATATGGAAACGACGTTTTCTCAACTTTGTAATTGTATGGGCTGCATCATATGCCTTTCTCTTTTCAGAAAGAAGCGTCCATTGATCAGGCAAAGAATCATTCACCTCAACAAACTCTTGAATCGAACGATCATTCCAATCTATCACTGTTGGTTCAAATGGCATAAATTCGTTTTGAGTCATAGGTAATGACGTCACCTCATCATCAAATTCTCCATTGATCCCTTTAATAATTCCCACTGAATTTACAGCAATATCTGCCACTGCTGCACTTTTTATCTGATGATACTGCGATCCATCCGCAGTCACAAAAGACCCAAAACGAACCTGTTCAATTTTCCAAGATGCAGAAGCTTTTGTCTTCACATTCGGAATACTCAACAACTCTTTTGCAAATGAGTGATAAGGGCCGGGGATAAACTCATCATAAGTCGCTTCAACATACACACGTATCCCTGTAGCAGGAAGTGCATAGACTGGTCCATTAGTATATGGAACAACCACTTCTTCTCCCTTTTTTC
It encodes:
- the yccS gene encoding TIGR01666 family membrane protein, which codes for MTTKSKLLSKTKGLSLFSWMKETFWLYPDRLLAIKVTLAMMFIVLPFLLLGYSFIGVTLSLGVIAAALSETDDHPKGRIVSLGFTLICFFVASASVELLRPYPILFALGMVSSTIIFIIVGGIDEKFRGITFGAILIGIYAMLGSSLSSTWYEQPIFLCVGALTYGLFSWILLLWHPYRLLEEQLSRGYTALAKYMELKSTLFTDDRVNIEKRVNKLAQQNILVVIALERCRNVLQSYTNSGANKENMKPYLHRFVLLQSLHERAAASHEQYTLLLDDINNGPILQGIGQVLHQLSKSCKNMAKSLLSGKPYQHPTSLDWTINVLQDQRRKYPQFHDHPLALLIHSLIQSHFALVNIEYNKDIIVLPNFYKKKTDVWKKIRNQLSLQHPRLRYAIRLSTCFLIGYLLTLVFQIQKGEWIILTSLFVCQPSYSETKQRLFQRILGTLLGVVTGVVISQLMPTLPGQIITLLVANYAFFLWLKRRYSHSVIFITIFVVSAFNLISGMGEEMMGARILDTLIGASLALLSVRFLWPDWQRDKLPILLSTALRRNNLYYKAIVKAYHMCELNETSYAKARQRAHMADNALTQAWQGMKLEPNSSKNKEEAAFQLTYLNHAMVSYLSAFGSHRHTPTHFSEQESWAYLRIGEELDKISKIDMKDMASLPVVEFKGFLDELTAAVDVCEKGSKRQKLVILYNIAEVIYQILVVTQRYIEE
- a CDS encoding bifunctional folylpolyglutamate synthase/dihydrofolate synthase, with product MRDYQSTLEYLYDQLPFFQRQGASAYKHDLGVTLALDDIYNHPHANYRTIHVAGTNGKGSVSNMIASILQQAGYKVGLYTSPHLKDFRERIRVNGEMISEESVMDFVEHYKLISPDLTPSFFEMTVAMAFDYFDKQNVDVAVIEVGMGGRLDSTNVIIPDLSVITNIGLDHTQFLGDTLSKVAKEKAGIIKDGVPVVVGKRQRSCMEVFEEKATGVNAPLVFADQLFTLEDHRIEGDRRVVELRKGNGFVYPNLSVALQGRYQAENVVTVVAVYEKLISLGYKLTESDLYNGLRNIHENTGMMGRWQKLSDKPLVVCDTAHNVDGIVQVVQQMAESTYEKLHFVLGMVSDKDVRGVLKLLPQDATYYFCSPDILRALEADELKERASEFGLEGNVYDSVREALKSAWESAGENDMVFVGGSNFVVAEVV
- a CDS encoding DUF4831 family protein, with amino-acid sequence MKTCKLLALLMFCSMLTIAAPDRKKGEEVVVPYTNGPVYALPATGIRVYVEATYDEFIPGPYHSFAKELLSIPNVKTKASASWKIEQVRFGSFVTADGSQYHQIKSAAVADIAVNSVGIIKGINGEFDDEVTSLPMTQNEFMPFEPTVIDWNDRSIQEFVEVNDSLPDQWTLLSEKRKAYDAAHTITKLRKRRFHMLASEYETVPPDGKAYEIVVAQLKEIEERYTALFVGKHVVRHRTFVFDVVPNNSQAVAFRFDARKGVVPTTDLSGKPMMLNVVADSNAKAILNKQAGAGSVSPDGIYYRIPCMASVSLMDGTKVLASTTMMVAQEGVRFPMAPNHSQSTPKYKITMDQKSGALKSVVLLEQEKKEED
- a CDS encoding MFS transporter, which gives rise to MNTVQKSLRDSAVARWSALLIVSITMFCGYFFTDVMSPLKPLLEKDLGWTSGDYGWFTSAYGWFNVFFGMLFIGGIILDKFGARIAGLLASGLMVVGASIKYWAVASEFPEGAMLLGHSKQVAFAALGFAIFGTGVEIMGITVSKILVRWFKGYEMALAMGLQVAVARIGTMLAMAAPLRIVDHFGTISSPLAFCLVLLIIGFLSYFIYIVMDKKLEASIEVEKDEASDEGFSFKDLGAIFANRGFWYIALLCVLFYSSVFPFLKYATDFFINKFAMTPEDAGDLPGLLPLGTLFLTPIFGGIYDKLGKGATMMIIGSVLLVFIHGLFAMEGLTSVPVAITLVVLLGVALSLVPSAMWPSVAKIIPEKQLGTAFSMIFWVQNWGLMGVPLLIGYVLEKYCISSEPGADVVTYNYNLPMTIFMCFGILAVVFAVLLKNADRKKGYGLELPNDKH
- a CDS encoding PhoH family protein — protein: MASKKVFILDTNVILHDHRCIHNFADNDVVIPITVLEELDKFKKGNDPINFQARQFVRDLDEIVGDELFNSGVSLGEGKGKLKIELGKPFSKEMRESFSENIPDHKILAIALWIQKQNETQCEYCKVVLVSKDVNLRMKAKSLHLEAEDYKNDKVQKIDDLYYGIETIRDFNTAIINEIYERNEIPLEESGIETPTPNQYYILKSENTSVLVRYNAKNNTIQKVEKTMTYGIKPRNAEQTLALDALLNPDITLISITGKAGTGKTLLALAAALQQNHLYDQIMLARPIVALSNKDLGFLPGDAEEKIGPYMAPLFDNLSVIRRSFHINSQEHTKIDEMQKQERLIITALAFIRGRSLSNSFFIIDEAQNLTPHEVKTIITRAGEGTKMIFTGDIHQIDSPYLDQQSNGLAYLTSRMKGQEMFAHLDLVKGERSALAEMASNLL